Genomic window (Spirosoma sp. KCTC 42546):
ACACAGTCGGGAATGGTTTGTTTGCCCGATGTTCGGGTTTGCCGATAAACAAAAAGGCAACCTGTGCCGGGAGAGTAGCCGATGGAAATCCATCAACTCGCCAGCACAGATTGCCTTTTAAGGGTTCGTTAGTATTGCGACCGCCCGCCCGATTGACTGGAATCTGCATCGCCAGTGCCGCCCGAAATACCCGGCCCATCGACCCGCGCTGTATCGCTTCGGGGTTTGTCTGCCGTTGATGAATGCGTGTAATCGTCGCCCTGTTCCTCGCTGGCCGTATCGGCTTCGCCCGAAAAGCGATCGTTGGTCGGGCCTCCGTTGCTGCCCGTTGTGTCGTCCATATCGACTGTTGGGTCGCTGTCTAATGGCTTGTCCTGTGTCATAGTTATCTGTGATTTTTGTTGTTAATCAATACGGCTGACCGCCTGGCGGTGCAAATTTTCGAGTACAGCAATCAATTGCGAAAGCTCAGTTTGTTCAGCACTGGCCTCAACTGTATCGGCTACGTTCCGGGTTTGCTCGATCAACTCTTGTAGGAGAGAGGCTATTTCCTGATTATCAGTCCGGTTGTAGCGAAGAGACGTGTCTAGTTCTGGGCGTAGCCGTTCAAGGGTTTCGGCAATATCGTCGGTGGCTTCATCGCCTGCTTCATCCAGCCTATTGAGCCATTTGTCAATGAGCGACAGGCCATCCGTTGCCGTTGTTTCATCAATAGCCCCATCGAAGGTATTCACCGTTTGATTGACGAGTGAAATCTGGGTTTGATCTCTTGATATCATGATTTAGTCTGTTGAGTAGGTGTCGGGCGTTTGGCTGTAGTGAGCCTTACCATTGAATCTGTTAGTTTTGACAAAAAACCGACTCCTGCCCTGATTGTTTGTAGGATAGCCAGGTTTTTCCAGACAAAAGAAAGTTGATCAAGTATGGATGCCACCCGTTTACAACCCGAATTACAATACCAGTTTGCCCGTAGTGGAGGGGCCGGTGGACAGAATGTGAATAAAGTAGCAACAAAGGCCGAACTGCGCTTCGATGTGCGCAACTCTACGGTACTCACCGATGACGAACGGGCTATTCTGGAAGAAAAATTAGCCAATAAACTAACGACCGAAGGCGAACTGGTACTGACGCATCAGACCGAACGGACACAACTGGCCAACAAAGAAAAGGTGACGAAGAAATTTTACCGGCTCATCGAAAAAGCCTTTGCTATACCGAAACCCCGAAAAGCCACAAAGCCCTCTAAAGCTTCTATTGAAGAGCGGATTACCCAGAAGAAACAGAAAGGCGATACGAAAGCCAATCGCAGAAAAGTAGACTACTAAAATCCATTATCTAACTCCACCGGGCTAAAACCCAGGAATCTAAAATAGGCCATCACGGCTACTTTGTGCGGATCGGCTTCCTCGCCTATACCAGCTCCGTAGCGACCCGATTTGTAGTTTATATAGACTTGGTCGTCATCACCAAACCATAATTCACCGCCTTGTAGAGCTGGAGCACCACCCGTAATATTCGTATGGCAAACTATCTGCCGGTCAGCATATGGATTAGGAGTTGATTCAGGGATTATTTTCAGTCCCTTTTCGTCAATAATCCACAGATATTTACCCTGAAAGGGGTGGTTCTCAAGTATATCGGCAACCACAACTGTTAATGGATTAAGGCTACTTTTAGTAGTGACCAGGTGAATGGCATCTGTAAAAATAATGTCTTCACCCTGTTCTATTTTTCGTTTAAACTGCGTACGCGCAAAAGGTAGAACCGGTGGCCCTAACTGCTGAATCCACTCGTCACTCAGTAAGGCCATTATAAACGAATATATTGTTTTTCCTTAGATTCCTCCATTCGTTTTAAACCATAACGCTGAAGTGTTTCAAGGGCAGTCAAAGGCTTTAATGGGCCGCCTTTTGATTCAGGCAATTTCGCGTAGTTGGAAAATAAATACCGTTCTGCCTGATCGATATAGAATTCATAGGGAGCCTGGGTAAAAAGATTTTCTATGAATTCGGCATTCAGAACGTGAGACTTACTCAGTTGATCTCTCACTATGTCTGAACCTAAAATTGATTCTAGCCGCCATATCTCCTCATAGCTTGAAAGATAGTCATTGGGTGAAAAACTAATAAGTATATTTTTCCAGACTATTTTCTGACTGCCTCCACGTTGGGGCTCTTTATCAGCATAACTTCTGTCCCTAAGTGGTACACCTAACAGTTCTTCGGTTCTTCGTTTAAAGGCTTCAGGGTCATTTGTTTCAACCACAGGTACATTACCTTTTCGTTCTTTGAGTGTAACATACACTCGTTGCTGATCTTCCAGAGATAGTTCATCAAACTCCTGAAGAACCTGATCGACTGTTGGTTTCATCTGCTGAAAACGTTGTTGTTCTTTTAGACCTAAGGTATTAATTTAATTGATCAATGACTAGTTCTCGGATAGGATTTAGTCTTTATACATGCTTCTAACGGGCCTAACCTGACAGATTTATGTGCGAAATTGTTGAGCGATAAATTACTGGTTTTGACTTTATTCCAGAAAAAGTTAAAACCAACTAAGGGGATTTTTTCGAAAAGTTGTCTTAGCTAGTAGATGATTGATTCTAACGAGATGAACTCGTTTACCAATAGGCTATGCAAGTACGTCAACTGATTGATCCCTTTAGCCAGCCTTTTTCGGCAAATTCTGTAGCCCAGCCTGTGCTTGGGGAAGCCGTTGAATCAATGGACGAAAAAACGGTTGGCAACGATTCGGAGCTATTCATTCGGCGGACGTTCAATGAGAGTCCACAGAAAGGCTGTGAACTGCTTTTCCGGCGGTATCATCAGGCTTTATGCAGTCATGCAGTTCGCTATGTGTATTCCAAAGAAACCGCCGAAGACCTGGTAAGCGACGTTTTCTGCAAATTCTGGAAAACGAAAGCCTACGAAAGTGTCACCTCATCGTATCGCTACTATTTGTTCCGCAGCGTTCGCAACGAAGCGTACAACTACCTCCGCCTGGAGTTTCAGCAACTGGACGATCTGGAAACGGCCAACGTTCAGGAAAGCGCATTCGGTCAGCGACCCGATCAGATCATTCAGTTTGAGGAAGTGCTGCATCGGGTGGAAGCAATGGTTGAATCGCTACCGCCCCAATGCCGGAAAGTATTCCTGCTCAGCCGCTTTGAAGGAAAAAAATACCAGGACATCGCTACTGAGCTGGGTTTGTCCATCAAAACCGTTGAGGTTCACATTGGTAAAGCACTGAGTACGGTTAGAAAGGGATTGAAAGACCATTGGCTGCTGGCGCTGCTACTCGCCTGCCGTTTGCTCCCTTTTTGACCAAAGCTGTCTCATCAATAAGCAAGACACACCATGGATTCGGAAATCACGAAAGAATTGATATTTAGCCACTTCGCCCGGAACATATCTCCACTCCAGCGCGAACGGATTGCGAACTGGCTTCGGGAGAAAGCCAATGAAGAGCAATATTATGAATGGCTTGAAGAATGGGAAACCCGCAACCCTCAGTATCGGACGCAAACAGAAACGGCAGCTCAGGCATACACCGCTTTTTTAACCGATAATCCACATACTGAAGCTGGCTGGTCAGCCGATGTGCCAGCCGTGTTAGCTGTATCCAGGCCCTGGAACCGACCTTTTTGGCTGGTCGCAGCCTCTGTAGTGCTAGTGGCCAGCGTGGCAGGTTTGGTATTTCGCCACCAGCTTCGCTATCAAACCTACACGACGACCTTTGGCGAAACCCAATCCATAAAACTGGTCGATGGAAGCCGGGTACGGTTGAACGCCAATTCCAGTTTACAGGTGCCACGTTGGGGGTTTGGCAGTACCACCCGCGAGGTCGTGCTGGCGGGTGAGGCCGATTTTTCGGTAACTCATACACCTGATGATCAGAAGTTTGTGGTAAAAACGGCAAAGAATTTCGAAGTGGTTGTATTGGGGACAGAGTTTACGGTTTTTGCCCGAAAACGGGGAGCCCGGGTGGTATTGAACAAAGGGAAAGTTCAGCTTCAGTATCAGGAAAACAAGATTGCGAAACAGGTGACCATGAAACCCGGCGATCTGGTAACGCTTGACCCTGAGAATCACATTGCCCTGAAAACCCTGAAGCAGTCGCAATTGCACCCCGCCGGAGAGCAGAATCGGTTTGTATTTGAGGAAACAACGTTGGAAGAAGTCGCGTATATGCTCCAGGAAAATTACGGGTTGCAGGTCGACATTAAAAATCGAGACCTGGCCGAGCGCGTCCTGATGGGTTCGTTTCAGGCGGACAACGTGGATCAACTCCTGCAATCCATCTCCGAACTGTTAGATATCAATGTGGTCCGGCAGGGAAATCGCGTTCAGATCATGGATAAATAATCAGCCATGCGTAACCTATTCAAACTCACGGGAATGCCTACTGAGTTGATCCAGACTACCCTAGAATAACCGTATTTCTCGATAGACTATTAGGTAAATGGTTGATAGTCAAATTTTTAAGTTTTTCTTGGAAAAGAAAGTTTGCCTATCAACCTTTGCCCATCAATTAACAATAGTACTTGCATTTTCTCAGATTTTGATACGCTCTGAACACGCTCCAAATGCCCAGCCAGATTCTGGAATGCGGGTCGCTCACGGTCAACCTCAATGAATTCCAACGAATAACCCAATCATGTCCAGAAATGGATAACCAATAATTAATTCCCTCACTCTTATGACAAATCATTTACGAGAAGCCTCTCATGCGGGTATTCTATTGCTCTTGTTGCTTGTTGGGTTTCAGCCCGGCTGGTCGCAATCGGTTGTACTGGCCAGCAATGTTCAGCAAAAGCGAACAGCCTCCGATCAGGTAGCCAGTCGGCAGCTCAAGGACGTACTCAATGACCTGAAAAGTCAGTACGGGGTAAACATTATGTTCGAGTTACGAACAGTAGATGGACTTTCGGTAACTCCGGAAAGTGTTAACACCAAATCGACCCTCGACAAAAATCTGGAGACTCTGTTACGCCCGCTGGGTTTACGCTACAAAAAAGTAAACAGTAATTCGTACCTGATCCTGAGCGACCGAAAAGCGAAGAAAATTGCGTTTAAGGATGGCCAGATTTCGGGGCCAACGCTCAATCAGGAAACCGATGCCCAAAACGAATCGACGGAAAAGCTACCAGCCGTAGCGCTTCTGGCTGTCACGAAAACAGCAACGCAGGCAGTAGCAGACCCGATTACGGGTACTGTAAAGAGCCAAACCGGCGAAACTCTACCCGGTATTAACGTGGTCATCAAGAACACAACCAAAGGTACCAGCACCGATGCCAATGGTAAGTTTACAATCGACGCACCCGCTAACGCCATCCTGGTTTTTTCGGGTATTGGGTTTGCCACTCAGGAAGTGCCCGTTGGTAGCCGGAGTCGGATTGATGTAGCCTTGGCGTCTGATAATAAGCAGCTTGACGAA
Coding sequences:
- a CDS encoding RNA polymerase sigma-70 factor; translated protein: MQVRQLIDPFSQPFSANSVAQPVLGEAVESMDEKTVGNDSELFIRRTFNESPQKGCELLFRRYHQALCSHAVRYVYSKETAEDLVSDVFCKFWKTKAYESVTSSYRYYLFRSVRNEAYNYLRLEFQQLDDLETANVQESAFGQRPDQIIQFEEVLHRVEAMVESLPPQCRKVFLLSRFEGKKYQDIATELGLSIKTVEVHIGKALSTVRKGLKDHWLLALLLACRLLPF
- a CDS encoding FecR family protein, coding for MDSEITKELIFSHFARNISPLQRERIANWLREKANEEQYYEWLEEWETRNPQYRTQTETAAQAYTAFLTDNPHTEAGWSADVPAVLAVSRPWNRPFWLVAASVVLVASVAGLVFRHQLRYQTYTTTFGETQSIKLVDGSRVRLNANSSLQVPRWGFGSTTREVVLAGEADFSVTHTPDDQKFVVKTAKNFEVVVLGTEFTVFARKRGARVVLNKGKVQLQYQENKIAKQVTMKPGDLVTLDPENHIALKTLKQSQLHPAGEQNRFVFEETTLEEVAYMLQENYGLQVDIKNRDLAERVLMGSFQADNVDQLLQSISELLDINVVRQGNRVQIMDK
- the arfB gene encoding alternative ribosome rescue aminoacyl-tRNA hydrolase ArfB: MDATRLQPELQYQFARSGGAGGQNVNKVATKAELRFDVRNSTVLTDDERAILEEKLANKLTTEGELVLTHQTERTQLANKEKVTKKFYRLIEKAFAIPKPRKATKPSKASIEERITQKKQKGDTKANRRKVDY